A single genomic interval of Streptomyces graminofaciens harbors:
- a CDS encoding VOC family protein, translating into MLDSSTQVRMARPSRDLGAAERFYVEGLGLDVLWRTTERVSGEHDLLMVGPPAGTWHFEITHDPENPLEPTPTVDDLFVVYLGTPVTEEQIERLLAAGGTRVTAHNPYWDQYGVTIADPDGYRLVLCTRSWNA; encoded by the coding sequence ATGCTCGACTCCTCCACCCAGGTCAGGATGGCGCGCCCGTCCCGGGACCTCGGCGCCGCCGAACGCTTCTACGTCGAAGGGCTCGGGCTCGATGTCCTGTGGCGGACCACAGAGCGCGTCTCGGGCGAACACGACCTGCTCATGGTCGGCCCGCCCGCCGGGACATGGCACTTCGAGATCACCCACGATCCGGAGAACCCGCTGGAGCCCACCCCCACCGTGGACGACCTCTTCGTCGTCTACCTCGGCACCCCCGTCACCGAGGAGCAGATCGAACGTCTCCTGGCCGCAGGGGGAACCAGAGTCACCGCGCACAATCCGTACTGGGACCAGTACGGAGTGACGATCGCAGACCCGGACGGCTACCGCCTCGTCCTGTGCACGCGCTCCTGGAACGCGTAA
- a CDS encoding glycosyltransferase family 2 protein, translating into MGPRIAVAVVTMGNRPAEVDALLASVAKQDVAPERIVVVGNGCPLPDFGARLGLPGEVTLIEVDENLGCPGGRNVAIQRLREFGDVDVVVELDDDGLLVDADVLRRVGELYTADPRLGIVGFRIADEHGETQRRHVPRVGAKDPMRGGPVTGFLGGGHALSMAMLEETGDWAAEFFFAHEETDLAWRAVDAGWTVLYAPELLLQHPKTSPARHAIYYRVNARNRVWLARRRLPLLLIPVHLGVWVLITLLRMRSLGGLRAWFGGFMEGWRTSGGERRPMRWHSVWRLTRLGRPPVI; encoded by the coding sequence ATGGGGCCTCGGATCGCGGTCGCCGTCGTGACCATGGGCAATCGGCCCGCCGAGGTGGACGCGTTGCTCGCGTCCGTCGCCAAGCAGGACGTCGCGCCCGAGCGGATCGTCGTCGTCGGCAACGGATGTCCGCTGCCCGACTTCGGCGCGCGGCTCGGGCTGCCCGGCGAGGTCACGCTCATCGAGGTGGACGAGAACCTCGGCTGCCCGGGCGGGCGGAACGTGGCGATCCAGCGGCTGCGCGAGTTCGGAGACGTCGATGTCGTCGTCGAACTGGACGACGACGGGCTGCTCGTCGACGCCGATGTGCTGCGGCGGGTCGGGGAGTTGTACACCGCCGACCCACGGCTCGGCATCGTCGGATTCCGTATCGCCGACGAGCACGGCGAGACCCAGCGGCGGCATGTGCCGAGGGTCGGCGCCAAGGACCCGATGCGCGGCGGGCCGGTCACCGGGTTCCTCGGCGGCGGGCACGCCCTGTCCATGGCCATGCTGGAGGAGACGGGGGACTGGGCCGCCGAGTTCTTCTTCGCGCACGAGGAGACCGACCTGGCGTGGCGGGCCGTCGACGCCGGATGGACCGTGCTCTACGCGCCCGAACTGCTGCTCCAGCACCCGAAGACCTCACCCGCCCGGCACGCCATCTACTACCGGGTCAACGCCCGCAACCGCGTCTGGCTCGCCCGCCGTCGGCTGCCGCTGCTCCTCATCCCCGTACATCTCGGGGTGTGGGTGCTGATCACCCTGTTGCGGATGCGGTCGCTCGGCGGACTGCGGGCGTGGTTCGGCGGGTTCATGGAAGGCTGGCGCACCTCGGGCGGCGAACGACGGCCCATGCGATGGCACTCGGTGTGGCGGCTGACGCGGCTGGGACGACCGCCGGTCATCTGA
- a CDS encoding carbonic anhydrase — translation MSSHVIRMAAIAGVAALSVFTATSCAGGDGDGGDDARSAASPSPSPQTGKKESAEKKEGAHWGYEGADGPANWATLAEDFEACEAGKEQSPIDLDDDGAHVVEAAVDKAVTIDYKPVTAELVNNGHSIQANVSAGSEIVIDGTSYDLKQFHFHLPSEHTEEGEHTAMEVHFVHADKDGDLAVVGVLMEEKAGKSAFSDLLAGLPGEEGETRRIEGEIDLTAFLPGDRDQYQYDGSLTTPPCAEGVKWTVLKEPVTVAPDEVAAYKELFPKSNRPTQPLNDREITVVDE, via the coding sequence ATGTCTTCCCATGTCATACGCATGGCCGCGATAGCCGGAGTCGCCGCCCTCTCCGTCTTCACCGCCACGTCCTGCGCGGGCGGGGACGGCGACGGCGGCGACGACGCCAGGAGCGCGGCGTCCCCCAGCCCCTCCCCCCAGACCGGGAAGAAGGAGAGCGCGGAGAAGAAGGAAGGCGCCCACTGGGGGTACGAGGGTGCCGACGGCCCCGCGAACTGGGCCACCCTCGCGGAGGACTTCGAGGCGTGCGAGGCGGGCAAGGAGCAGTCCCCGATCGACCTGGACGACGACGGCGCCCACGTCGTCGAGGCGGCTGTCGACAAGGCCGTCACCATCGACTACAAGCCCGTCACCGCCGAGTTGGTGAACAACGGCCACAGCATCCAGGCCAATGTCTCCGCGGGCAGCGAGATCGTGATCGACGGTACGTCGTACGACCTCAAGCAGTTCCACTTCCACCTCCCGAGCGAGCACACCGAGGAGGGTGAGCACACCGCGATGGAGGTGCACTTCGTGCACGCCGACAAGGACGGCGACCTCGCCGTCGTGGGCGTGCTGATGGAGGAGAAGGCGGGCAAGTCCGCGTTCAGCGACCTGCTCGCGGGGCTGCCGGGCGAGGAGGGCGAGACGCGGAGGATCGAGGGCGAGATCGACCTCACCGCGTTCCTGCCGGGCGACCGCGACCAATACCAGTACGACGGCTCGCTGACGACCCCGCCCTGCGCCGAGGGCGTCAAGTGGACCGTGCTGAAGGAGCCGGTGACGGTCGCGCCGGACGAGGTGGCCGCGTACAAGGAGCTCTTCCCGAAGAGCAACCGGCCGACCCAGCCGCTGAACGACCGCGAGATCACCGTGGTGGACGAGTGA
- a CDS encoding carboxymuconolactone decarboxylase family protein, whose product MTNATAPRVDFAAAAPKAFKALIGFDASARESLDPALVELIQIRSSQLNGCAYCLHTHVSDARRAGEDDLRLHMVAVWRGTEHYFSPKEQAALALTEAVTLISVGGVPDEVYAQAAAEFDNTELAHVLAAIFSINTWNRVAVSTAKAACADKH is encoded by the coding sequence ATGACGAACGCCACCGCACCCCGAGTCGACTTCGCCGCCGCCGCGCCCAAGGCGTTCAAGGCCCTCATCGGATTCGATGCCTCGGCCCGCGAAAGCCTCGATCCGGCCCTGGTCGAGCTGATCCAGATCCGCTCGTCCCAGCTCAACGGCTGCGCCTACTGCCTCCACACGCACGTCAGTGACGCCCGCAGGGCTGGTGAGGACGACCTCCGTCTGCACATGGTCGCGGTCTGGCGCGGGACCGAGCACTATTTCTCGCCCAAGGAGCAGGCCGCGCTCGCACTCACCGAAGCGGTCACCCTGATCTCCGTGGGCGGGGTTCCGGACGAGGTGTACGCCCAGGCCGCCGCCGAGTTCGACAACACCGAACTCGCCCATGTCCTCGCGGCCATCTTCTCGATCAACACCTGGAACCGTGTCGCCGTCAGCACCGCCAAGGCCGCCTGCGCGGACAAACACTGA
- a CDS encoding bifunctional 3'-5' exonuclease/DNA polymerase → MADRWALAVAEDGGGVDLAPLGPDGLPTGPARREADLVEAVRGRPDVGRWVWRATADVYPRLLAGGVRVERCYDIEDAETLLLGHEGRLGEPRSAAAALARLRRTPVPPDPPLRSADPGGQPSLFEPRPVHVPLTDLIEVYADQQRRHDATDRPDRMRLLTAAESAGMLVAAEMNRAGLPWRADVHREVLHEMLGERYAGGGEPRRLAELADEVSRAFGRRVRPDLPADVVKAFGQAGIRIRSTRRWEIESIDHPAVKPLLEYKKLYRIWVAHGWSWLQDWVRDGRFRPEFLAHGTVTGRWVTNGGGALQIPKVIRRACVADPGWRLVVADADQMEPRVLAAISRDPGLMEVAGRATDLYQSVSDRAFSGNREHAKLAVLGAVYGQTSGDGLKNLAALRRRFPRAVQYVDDAARAGEEGRLVRTWLGRTCPPAVGASEDATEEAGLPQATEDAPGTGRATEWVPGYASTDSRARGRFARNFVVQGSAADWTLLLLAALRRSLAGMAAELVFFQHDEVIVHCPQEETEAVVAAIREASELSGRLTFGETPVRFPFTTAVVECYADAK, encoded by the coding sequence ATGGCCGACCGGTGGGCTCTCGCGGTGGCCGAGGACGGTGGCGGGGTGGATCTCGCCCCCCTCGGTCCGGACGGGCTGCCCACGGGGCCCGCCCGGCGGGAGGCGGATCTCGTGGAGGCCGTGCGGGGGCGGCCGGACGTGGGGCGGTGGGTGTGGCGGGCCACCGCCGACGTGTATCCACGGCTCCTCGCCGGAGGCGTACGCGTGGAGCGGTGCTACGACATCGAGGACGCCGAGACCCTCCTCCTCGGTCACGAGGGCCGCCTCGGCGAACCCCGCTCCGCGGCCGCCGCCCTCGCCCGCCTGCGCCGCACCCCGGTTCCGCCGGACCCGCCGCTGCGCTCGGCGGACCCCGGCGGCCAGCCCTCCCTCTTCGAGCCCCGCCCCGTCCACGTACCCCTCACCGACCTCATCGAGGTGTACGCGGATCAGCAGAGACGGCACGACGCGACGGACCGCCCGGACCGGATGCGCCTGCTGACCGCCGCCGAGTCCGCCGGCATGCTCGTCGCCGCCGAGATGAACCGCGCCGGTCTGCCCTGGCGGGCGGACGTCCACCGCGAGGTACTGCACGAGATGCTCGGCGAGCGGTACGCGGGTGGTGGCGAGCCGCGGCGGCTGGCCGAGCTCGCCGACGAGGTGTCGCGGGCCTTCGGGCGGCGCGTGCGGCCCGATCTGCCCGCCGATGTCGTCAAGGCCTTCGGGCAGGCCGGGATCCGGATCCGTTCCACCCGCCGCTGGGAGATCGAGAGCATCGACCACCCCGCCGTGAAGCCCCTCCTGGAGTACAAGAAGCTGTACCGCATCTGGGTCGCCCACGGCTGGTCATGGCTGCAGGACTGGGTCCGCGACGGCCGCTTCCGGCCCGAGTTCCTCGCCCACGGCACGGTCACGGGGCGCTGGGTCACCAACGGCGGGGGCGCGCTGCAGATCCCCAAGGTGATCCGCCGCGCCTGCGTCGCCGACCCCGGCTGGCGGCTGGTCGTCGCCGACGCCGACCAGATGGAGCCGAGGGTGCTGGCGGCCATCTCCCGCGACCCGGGCCTCATGGAGGTCGCGGGCCGCGCGACCGACCTCTACCAGTCCGTCTCCGACCGCGCCTTCTCCGGCAACCGCGAACATGCCAAGCTCGCCGTGCTGGGCGCGGTGTACGGGCAGACGTCCGGGGACGGGCTGAAGAATCTCGCCGCCCTGCGCCGCCGGTTCCCGCGAGCCGTGCAGTACGTCGACGACGCGGCCCGCGCGGGCGAGGAGGGCCGGCTCGTACGGACCTGGCTCGGGCGTACGTGTCCGCCGGCGGTCGGAGCGTCCGAGGACGCCACGGAGGAGGCGGGTCTCCCCCAGGCCACCGAGGACGCCCCCGGCACAGGCCGGGCAACCGAGTGGGTGCCCGGCTACGCCTCCACCGACTCCCGCGCCCGAGGCCGCTTCGCCCGCAACTTCGTCGTCCAGGGCAGCGCCGCCGACTGGACCCTGCTCCTCCTCGCCGCCCTCCGCCGCTCCCTGGCCGGCATGGCCGCCGAGCTGGTCTTCTTCCAGCACGACGAGGTGATCGTGCACTGCCCGCAGGAGGAGACGGAGGCTGTGGTCGCCGCGATCCGGGAGGCGTCGGAGCTGTCGGGGCGGCTGACGTTCGGGGAGACACCGGTGCGGTTCCCGTTCACGACGGCGGTGGTGGAGTGCTATGCCGACGCCAAGTGA
- a CDS encoding cupin domain-containing protein has translation MTFTSASKPVLVRADEAETLQDGATSLITLLADANATGSALTANRATLQKGSPGAPAHFHTRATEMFYVLKGSMRILLDEQVLTLGQGDFLTVPPTVPHAFAPAPDSEAEMLVVFTPGMDRFDYYRLLERVYRGEASVQDIRDSSEQFDNHYFESPVWQQELARR, from the coding sequence ATGACGTTCACCAGTGCTTCGAAGCCGGTTCTCGTCCGCGCCGACGAGGCCGAGACATTGCAGGACGGAGCGACCAGCCTGATCACGCTGCTGGCCGACGCGAACGCCACCGGCAGTGCGCTGACCGCCAACCGCGCGACGCTGCAGAAGGGCTCTCCCGGTGCTCCCGCGCACTTCCACACCCGGGCCACTGAGATGTTCTACGTGCTCAAGGGGTCCATGCGGATCCTGCTCGACGAGCAGGTCCTCACGCTCGGCCAGGGCGACTTCCTGACCGTCCCACCGACCGTGCCGCACGCCTTCGCGCCGGCCCCGGACAGCGAGGCCGAGATGCTCGTCGTCTTCACGCCGGGGATGGACCGGTTCGACTACTACCGGCTGCTGGAGCGGGTGTACCGGGGCGAGGCCTCGGTGCAGGACATCCGCGACAGCTCCGAGCAGTTCGACAACCACTACTTCGAGAGCCCCGTCTGGCAGCAGGAGCTCGCCCGGCGCTGA
- a CDS encoding Tat pathway signal sequence domain protein: MTGRQGPAFSRRTLVGAGLGIGAVALVGGGAAAAQAADASALRRGQAFLAAAMDGYPDHGELRLAQSYTDQAGLFSTAFTYDNALAILALLAVRTGNGRARAVALGDALLYAQAHDPAYDDGRLRQAYNVGPYVYYDGVPQPDGFVRADGTANVGTQFGFTGTAVGDMAWAGIALSALARRTGARRFLRGAVRIGEWIERTGRTDEPLGGYKFGVNGANEKLPFTSTEHNTDLVCLFGRLARLTGDRVWRERRDRAEAFVRRMWEPAGGSSGGFFYTGTNDGVTINKSPIPEDTQTWTYLAFEGRSGPHTRSLDWALGELAVLDHAERRNSTVPAGQSYEGVTFSSASLVANEDAPIAEFQPKPDRNGVWFEGTAHLALALRHRGARGDEARARRLLGSIENAQDRLGGGQTVGGRALPERSGVVSASSPLDTGFGFGYYPYRHTGATAWYLMAAVRSNPLQA; this comes from the coding sequence ATGACCGGCAGGCAAGGTCCCGCGTTCAGCCGTCGTACGCTCGTCGGCGCCGGCCTCGGTATCGGCGCCGTGGCGTTGGTCGGAGGCGGCGCCGCCGCGGCCCAGGCCGCCGACGCGTCCGCTCTTCGGCGGGGCCAGGCCTTCCTCGCCGCGGCCATGGACGGCTACCCGGACCACGGCGAGCTGCGGCTCGCGCAGAGCTACACCGACCAGGCGGGGCTGTTCAGCACGGCGTTCACGTACGACAACGCGCTCGCGATCCTCGCGCTGCTCGCGGTGCGTACGGGCAACGGCCGGGCCAGGGCCGTGGCCCTCGGGGACGCGCTGCTCTACGCCCAGGCGCACGACCCGGCGTACGACGACGGCCGACTGCGCCAGGCGTACAACGTCGGGCCGTACGTCTACTACGACGGTGTGCCGCAGCCGGACGGCTTCGTGCGGGCGGACGGGACCGCCAACGTGGGCACGCAGTTCGGGTTCACGGGTACGGCCGTCGGGGACATGGCGTGGGCGGGGATCGCGCTGAGCGCGCTGGCCCGGCGGACCGGGGCCCGGCGGTTCCTCAGGGGCGCGGTGCGGATCGGCGAGTGGATCGAGCGGACCGGCCGTACCGACGAGCCGCTCGGCGGCTACAAGTTCGGGGTCAACGGCGCGAACGAGAAGCTGCCGTTCACATCCACCGAGCACAACACCGACCTGGTCTGCCTCTTCGGGCGGCTCGCCCGGCTGACGGGGGACCGGGTGTGGCGGGAGCGGCGCGACCGGGCCGAGGCGTTCGTGCGGCGGATGTGGGAGCCGGCCGGGGGTTCGTCCGGGGGCTTCTTCTACACCGGCACGAACGACGGGGTGACCATCAACAAGTCGCCGATTCCGGAGGACACGCAGACCTGGACGTACCTGGCCTTCGAAGGCCGTTCGGGCCCTCACACGCGCTCCCTGGACTGGGCGCTGGGCGAACTGGCCGTGCTGGACCACGCCGAGCGGCGCAACAGCACGGTCCCGGCCGGGCAGTCGTACGAGGGTGTCACCTTCAGCTCCGCCAGTCTGGTGGCGAACGAGGACGCGCCGATCGCCGAGTTCCAGCCCAAGCCGGACCGGAACGGGGTGTGGTTCGAGGGGACGGCGCATCTCGCGCTGGCCCTGCGCCACCGGGGCGCGCGGGGCGACGAGGCGCGCGCCCGGCGGCTCCTCGGCTCCATCGAGAACGCCCAGGATCGGCTCGGCGGCGGCCAGACCGTGGGCGGGAGGGCGCTGCCCGAGCGCTCCGGGGTCGTCTCGGCGAGCAGCCCGCTCGACACCGGATTCGGCTTCGGCTACTACCCGTACCGGCACACTGGCGCGACGGCCTGGTACCTGATGGCGGCGGTGCGGTCGAACCCGTTGCAGGCCTGA
- a CDS encoding AfsR/SARP family transcriptional regulator codes for MRDGLRFGLLGPPVLYDDAGTAGDGGARPVGSGKARALLVALLLEPGRVVSVEALKDVLWDGAPPPSAQASLQNHVTRLRRLLDDPERLRAVPPGYLLRVREGELDVRVFETHAAAARAAHADRDWTRTVRESAAALALWRGTPLGGLTAAESGAQGLAQQAFVQRLEEARLLLLEWRYEAELHLGETEALAALAPELAALVAEHPLRESFHRLLMLALHRTGRQAEALAVHRDLRTRLVEELGVEPGPAVRKVHLEILREPGAGPAATPSAEEPPRPAQLPPPPAHFTGRAAVLTELRRALAVDAPPSHPGARGGIDLVATAAWARSATDAPHSPNHTSSRAPRRPAAAEPVVISGMAGVGKSALALHLAHGLVDRFPDGQLYVNLHGATPGMTPLTPAQALASLLRDLGTDPRRIPEHPDAAAALLRSTLAPTRTLMVLDDAAHAAQVRPLLPAGAGCAVIVTSRSPLAALDGAHRFPLVPLSDEESAALLRAASGRAAGLDAAHPLVELTGRLPLALRVVAARLAARRALTPDALAGQLAATEGRLHHFEYDDLSVRRSLAVAHEALRASERQADRDAAHALHRIGALDLPAYGAPLLARLTGTDERRAEAALDRLVDVALLEETTYGRYEPHDLVRDFAREIAGDGGADGGGAVEQALRWYAGLARRSLSVLLPPGYEREERLRPTRTATEEASDSDTVSGGPPFASAEEVFAWGDRELPNIVALVERCARTENGRGGGAGPVALVPALVRHLFPYLHRGGRLAELDVLGKLALDVARALGDDEAEAFALTDRAGLHFMSGRTTEALALNDEGLTLWRKLGVVSCVRRCLNNRGLLLESLGRYEESEETLRQSLELSRQLGDPYGEAVTFSHLGHLYKHTDARAAIAHHERSLALGELADSVVVRHTAHCNIGYARLRLGEPAAAVRSFEQSLRVLGDDEDWQGESQTRLGLVRALRALGRTERAAEECALLLDLAERRADRYAAALARHQRGLLLRALGRGEEARGEWEAALAVLDGTDSSVVKELRGLLAGER; via the coding sequence ATGCGGGACGGGCTGCGGTTCGGACTGCTGGGTCCGCCGGTCTTGTACGACGACGCGGGCACGGCGGGAGACGGCGGCGCACGTCCCGTGGGCAGCGGCAAGGCGCGCGCCCTCCTCGTCGCCCTGCTGCTCGAACCCGGGCGGGTCGTCTCGGTCGAGGCGCTCAAGGACGTGCTGTGGGACGGGGCGCCACCGCCGTCCGCCCAGGCCTCCCTCCAGAACCATGTGACCCGGCTGCGAAGGCTGTTGGACGACCCCGAGCGGTTGCGGGCGGTGCCGCCGGGCTATCTGCTGCGGGTCCGCGAGGGCGAACTGGACGTCCGCGTCTTCGAGACGCACGCCGCCGCCGCGCGCGCCGCGCACGCCGACCGGGACTGGACACGGACCGTGCGCGAGTCCGCCGCCGCGCTCGCGCTGTGGCGGGGGACACCGCTCGGCGGGCTCACAGCGGCCGAGTCCGGCGCACAGGGCCTCGCCCAACAGGCCTTCGTGCAACGGCTGGAGGAGGCCCGACTGCTGCTCCTGGAGTGGCGGTACGAGGCGGAACTCCACCTCGGCGAGACCGAGGCGCTCGCCGCCCTCGCCCCCGAACTCGCCGCGCTCGTCGCCGAGCATCCCCTGCGCGAGTCCTTCCACCGGCTGCTCATGCTCGCCCTGCACCGCACCGGCCGCCAGGCCGAGGCCCTCGCCGTCCACCGTGACCTGCGCACCCGCCTCGTCGAGGAACTGGGCGTCGAACCGGGACCGGCGGTGCGGAAGGTGCACTTGGAGATCCTCCGGGAGCCGGGAGCCGGGCCTGCGGCGACGCCGTCGGCCGAGGAGCCACCTCGTCCGGCCCAACTCCCGCCCCCACCCGCTCACTTCACCGGCAGGGCAGCGGTCCTGACCGAGCTACGGCGTGCCCTCGCCGTGGACGCGCCGCCCAGCCATCCAGGGGCGCGGGGCGGCATCGATCTTGTGGCTACCGCCGCGTGGGCGCGATCAGCCACAGACGCCCCGCACTCGCCGAACCACACTTCTTCCCGAGCTCCCAGGCGCCCGGCTGCCGCGGAGCCCGTCGTCATCAGCGGCATGGCCGGCGTAGGAAAAAGCGCTCTCGCCCTGCACCTCGCACACGGCCTCGTGGACCGCTTCCCCGACGGCCAGCTCTATGTGAACCTGCACGGCGCAACCCCCGGCATGACCCCCCTCACCCCGGCCCAGGCCCTCGCCTCCCTCCTCCGCGACCTCGGCACCGACCCGCGCCGCATCCCCGAACACCCCGACGCGGCCGCCGCGTTGCTCCGCTCCACGCTCGCGCCGACCCGCACGCTGATGGTGCTGGACGACGCCGCGCACGCCGCGCAGGTACGGCCGCTGCTGCCGGCCGGCGCCGGGTGCGCGGTGATCGTGACGAGCCGTTCGCCGCTCGCCGCGCTGGACGGCGCCCACCGCTTCCCGCTCGTGCCCCTCTCGGACGAGGAGAGCGCGGCGTTACTGCGTGCCGCCTCCGGCCGTGCGGCAGGGCTCGACGCCGCCCACCCGCTCGTCGAACTCACCGGCCGACTGCCGCTCGCCCTGCGCGTCGTCGCAGCCCGCCTCGCGGCCCGCCGCGCCCTCACCCCGGACGCGCTCGCCGGTCAACTCGCCGCCACGGAAGGAAGGCTGCACCACTTCGAGTACGACGACCTGAGCGTCCGGCGCTCCCTCGCCGTCGCCCACGAGGCCCTGCGCGCCTCCGAACGCCAGGCCGACCGCGACGCCGCCCACGCCCTGCACCGCATCGGCGCCCTCGACCTGCCCGCGTACGGCGCGCCCCTCCTCGCCCGCCTCACCGGCACCGACGAGCGCCGCGCCGAGGCCGCCCTCGACCGGCTCGTCGACGTGGCCCTGCTGGAGGAGACGACGTACGGCCGTTACGAACCCCACGACCTCGTACGGGACTTCGCACGAGAGATCGCCGGCGACGGCGGGGCGGATGGTGGTGGCGCCGTCGAGCAGGCGCTGCGCTGGTATGCGGGGCTGGCGCGGCGGAGCCTGTCGGTGCTGCTGCCGCCGGGGTACGAGCGGGAGGAACGGCTGCGGCCGACGCGGACCGCGACGGAGGAGGCGTCGGACTCGGACACGGTCTCCGGCGGGCCGCCCTTCGCCTCCGCCGAGGAGGTGTTCGCGTGGGGGGACCGCGAACTGCCCAACATCGTCGCCCTCGTCGAGCGCTGCGCCCGTACGGAGAACGGCCGGGGCGGGGGCGCCGGGCCTGTGGCGCTGGTGCCCGCGCTCGTCCGGCACCTCTTCCCGTACCTCCACCGGGGCGGACGGCTCGCCGAGCTGGACGTGCTGGGGAAACTCGCGCTGGACGTGGCGCGGGCGCTCGGCGACGACGAGGCCGAGGCGTTCGCCCTGACCGACCGGGCCGGGCTGCACTTCATGTCCGGCCGGACCACGGAGGCGCTCGCCCTCAACGACGAGGGCCTGACGCTGTGGCGGAAGCTCGGCGTCGTGTCCTGCGTACGGCGCTGTCTGAACAACCGGGGGCTGCTCCTGGAGAGCCTCGGGCGGTACGAGGAGAGCGAGGAGACGCTGCGGCAGAGCCTGGAGCTGTCCCGGCAGCTCGGCGACCCGTACGGCGAGGCGGTGACCTTCAGCCATCTCGGACATCTGTACAAGCACACCGACGCACGGGCCGCCATCGCCCACCACGAGCGGAGCCTGGCCCTCGGGGAGCTGGCCGACAGCGTCGTCGTACGGCACACCGCGCACTGCAACATCGGCTACGCGCGGCTCAGGCTCGGTGAACCGGCCGCCGCCGTACGCAGTTTCGAACAGAGTCTGCGGGTGCTCGGCGACGACGAGGACTGGCAGGGCGAGTCCCAGACCCGGCTCGGGCTCGTACGTGCCCTGCGCGCGCTGGGTCGGACGGAGCGGGCGGCCGAGGAGTGCGCCCTCCTGCTCGACCTCGCCGAACGCAGGGCCGACCGGTACGCCGCCGCGCTCGCCCGGCACCAGCGGGGGCTGCTGCTGCGGGCGCTGGGGCGCGGCGAGGAGGCGCGCGGAGAGTGGGAGGCGGCTCTCGCGGTGCTGGACGGCACGGACTCGTCAGTGGTGAAGGAGCTGCGGGGGCTGCTGGCGGGGGAGCGGTGA
- a CDS encoding PLP-dependent aminotransferase family protein produces MSESWVNSAERIGADLHLELAGTGSRRAALAQALREAIQEGRLAAGVRLPPYRSLAADLGIARNTAADAYAELVAEGWLTARQGSGTRVAERAAPARAVRVPKKPSTGFATPAHNLKQGQPDASSFPRNAWSTSTRRALTAAPHDAFGPGDPQGRIELRTALADYLARVRGVRTGPERIVICSGFSDALRLLFGGGVLRGTVAVEAYGLAFHRALLAADGVRTVPLGLDELGTRTEELDGHRGVRSVLLTPAHQFPVGGPLDPARRNAAVDWARARGGVVIEDDYDGEFRYDREPIGAVQALDPDHVLYVGSASKSVSPALRLGWMVLPEHLVAPVLAAKGQRERWTSGVDQLTFADLITSGAYDRHIRQMRQRYRDRRNRLVAALAEHAPHIEVTGIAAGLHAVLRLPPGTETATVNAATWLGLALDGLAGFRHSATGTALFDGLVVGYAAPPDHAYAAALDALCQILPPPP; encoded by the coding sequence GTGTCGGAATCTTGGGTCAATTCGGCCGAGCGCATCGGCGCCGACCTGCACCTTGAGCTGGCCGGGACGGGTTCGCGCCGGGCCGCCCTCGCCCAGGCCCTGCGTGAGGCGATCCAGGAGGGGCGGCTGGCCGCCGGGGTCCGGCTGCCGCCCTACCGGTCGCTCGCGGCCGACCTCGGCATCGCACGGAACACGGCCGCCGACGCGTACGCGGAACTGGTCGCGGAGGGTTGGCTGACCGCCCGGCAGGGCTCGGGCACCAGGGTCGCGGAGCGCGCCGCACCCGCCAGGGCGGTGCGCGTGCCGAAGAAGCCGTCCACGGGGTTCGCCACGCCCGCGCACAACTTGAAGCAGGGTCAGCCGGATGCTTCGTCGTTCCCGAGGAACGCGTGGTCGACCTCGACCCGCCGGGCGCTCACCGCCGCGCCGCACGACGCCTTCGGGCCGGGCGACCCGCAGGGCCGGATCGAGCTGCGCACCGCGCTCGCCGACTACCTCGCCCGTGTACGGGGCGTACGGACCGGCCCGGAGCGCATCGTGATCTGCTCGGGTTTCTCCGATGCGCTGCGGCTGCTGTTCGGCGGCGGTGTGCTGCGCGGAACGGTTGCCGTCGAGGCGTACGGCCTGGCGTTCCATCGTGCCCTGCTGGCGGCCGACGGCGTACGGACGGTGCCGCTCGGCTTGGACGAGCTGGGCACGAGAACGGAGGAACTGGACGGGCACCGCGGTGTGCGGTCGGTGCTGCTCACCCCGGCCCACCAGTTTCCCGTCGGCGGGCCCCTCGATCCGGCGCGGCGCAACGCGGCGGTCGACTGGGCCCGTGCTCGGGGCGGTGTGGTGATCGAGGACGACTACGACGGTGAGTTCAGGTACGACCGCGAACCCATCGGCGCGGTCCAGGCGCTGGACCCCGACCACGTTCTGTACGTCGGGTCGGCCAGCAAGAGTGTGTCGCCCGCGCTGAGGCTGGGCTGGATGGTACTGCCGGAGCATCTGGTCGCTCCGGTCCTTGCGGCGAAGGGCCAGCGCGAGCGCTGGACCAGTGGGGTGGACCAGCTCACCTTCGCGGACCTGATCACCTCCGGCGCCTACGACCGGCACATCCGGCAGATGCGCCAGCGCTACCGTGACCGCCGCAACCGCCTGGTCGCCGCGCTCGCCGAGCACGCGCCGCACATCGAGGTCACCGGGATCGCCGCGGGGTTGCACGCGGTGCTGCGGCTGCCCCCAGGCACCGAGACAGCCACCGTGAACGCCGCCACCTGGCTCGGCCTCGCACTCGACGGACTCGCCGGCTTCCGGCATTCCGCCACCGGGACCGCGCTGTTCGACGGTCTGGTCGTCGGCTACGCGGCCCCGCCCGACCACGCGTACGCCGCTGCCCTCGACGCGCTCTGCCAGATCCTGCCGCCCCCACCGTGA